The following coding sequences lie in one Pseudorasbora parva isolate DD20220531a chromosome 18, ASM2467924v1, whole genome shotgun sequence genomic window:
- the mpp1 gene encoding 55 kDa erythrocyte membrane protein gives MTLNSNKNEPAVILERVNSARTALSDLYLEQLLQNKPKSDKAAMQTYDSKGQEVFSNGSAGHINGKDATKMREVAFEKNPSEPLGVTLKLNEKQRCTVARILHGGMIHRQGSLHEGDEIAEINGKNVANETVDQLQKILKDTNGVVTMKIIPNQQSRHMACEMFMRAQFDYDPAKDDLIPCKEAGLKFQTGDILHIINKKDPNWWQGKVESSSTDFAGLIPSPELQEWRVASKSKATREAGQSCSPFGKKKKCKDKYLAKHSSIFDQLDVISYEEVVRLPAFTRKTLVLIGAPGVGRSHIKNSLLSKYPEKFAYPAPHTTRPPKKDEENGKEYYFISNDEMTKSIVGNELLEYGSYQGHMFGTKIETVYKIHEQGKIAMLDVEPQTLKVLRTAEFAPLVMFIAPTNTANQSEALQNIQKESDGILSAYRHFFDEMLVNNDVDESVKAVEEAIERASSTPQWVPISWVY, from the exons ATGACATTAAATTCCAATAAAAACGAACCTGCTGTCATTCTGGAGCGTGTCAACAGCGCGCGAACGGCTCTCTCCGATCTCTATCTGGAACAGCTGCTGCAGAACAAACCCAAGTCTGACAAG GCCGCCATGCAGACATACGACAGCAAAGGACAGGAAGTCTTCAGCAACGGCAGCGCCGGCCATATTAACGGCAAAGACGCAACCAAGATGAGAGAAGTGGCCTTTGAGAAGAACCCCTCTGAGCCACTG GGTGTAACTCTTAAGCTGAATGAAAAGCAGAGGTGTACAGTGGCGAGAATATTGCATGGAGGGATGATACACAGACAAG GTTCTTTACATGAAGGTGATGAAATTGCAGAGATCAATGGGAAAAATGTTGCTAATGAAACTGTAGACCAACTGCAGAAGATTCTG AAAGACACAAACGGTGTTGTCACAATGAAAATCATCCCTAATCAGCAAAGTCGCCATATGGCATGTGAG ATGTTTATGAGAGCACAGTTTGACTACGACCCTGCCAAAGACGACCTGATCCCATGCAAAGAAGCTGGCCTGAAATTCCAAACGGGTGACATCCTTCATATCATCAATAAGAAAGatccaaactggtggcaaggaAAGGTGGAAAGCTCCTCCACAGACTTTGCCGGACTCATCCCTTCTCCAGAACTTCAGGAATG GCGTGTAGCAAGCAAAAGCAAAGCGACAAGGGAAGCCGGACAGTCCTGCAGCCCTTTTGGCAAGAAGAAGAAATGCAAAGACAAATACCTTGCCAAACACAGCTCAA TCTTTGACCAGCTTGATGTAATATCCTATGAAGAAGTAGTGAGACTTCCTGCATTCACCAGAAAAACTCTGGTTCTGATCG GTGCACCTGGAGTTGGAAGGAGCCATATTAAAAATTCACTGCTGAGCAAATATCCTGAGAAGTTTGCTTACCCAGCACCAC ACACCACTAGACCTCCAAAGAAGGATGAGGAGAATGGCAAAGAATATTACTTTATTTCCAACGATGAAATGACCAAATCTATCGTCGGGAATGAGCTACTTGAATACGGAAGTTACCAGGGACACATGTTTGGGACTAAGATCGAAACTGTCTACAAGATTCACGAACAGGGGAAAATTGCTATGCTGGATGTGGAACCACAG aCGCTGAAAGTGCTCAGAACGGCAGAGTTTGCTCCTCTTGTGATGTTCATTGCACCTACTAACACTGCTAATCAG TCGGAGGCACTGCAGAACATCCAGAAAGAATCCGATGGCATCCTCAGTGCATACCGCCACTTCTTCGATGAAATGCTCGTCAACAATGATGTAGATGAGAGTGTTAAGGCAGTAGAGGAGGCCATCGAGAGAGCCTCCTCGACCCCACAGTGGGTACCAATCTCCTGGGTGTACTAA